The DNA sequence ATTTTAAACCTGTTAAAGTATACTCAGCAAAGATTCCCGGTACAATTTCATTTCTTTTCAGGTCATTCAATAAATAGGTTTCCTTATAACCGTCATATAAGAAACTTGCTCCAGCTTTGTACTTATGATTGGTATTCCCGATAATGCTTTCAAAGATTAAATTGGAATAATACGTGTGCTGCTGTCCCGCATAATTTCTCAGTCCGAAGAAACTATCCTGCTGGTGATACACATACTGGTTCATCCATCCGATGCTTTGGTATGGTTTTCCTTTAAAAACATATCCGGTCTTATTCCAAATCTGGAACCTTGAAATATCAATTCCTACTCCATAAAAAGGCTGTTTGTCCTGAGCCAGTTTTTTATCAAAACCAATTTGCCCTGCCGTTCTTTCATCTCTGATAAAATTAATTCCGAAGTGAGATCCGAATCCTGATTTTTCAAGATCATTATAATTCAACAAATAGGCAGCATTGATCTGGGTTCCTTTCGGCCTGTCCAGAAAACCGTCATCATTCATATCCGTATTCCCGAAAGTTCCGTTTCCGTGAAGAAGGAAAGTTTGTGACCATTTATCGTTGATAGAAGAAACATTGGTAATATTCACTTCCGCTCTTCCATTGAAGTCAGAAAAAAGGTTCAGTGAAGTTTCCGGAGTTTTTGCATTCTTCAAAAGTTCGGTATTAATCTGGCCTGTGATGCTTTCGTAACCATTCGTTACAGTACTTCCTCCCTTAGTAAGCTGGATACTTTCGATCCATCTTCCCGGAATGAAATTTAATCCATACGCAGAAGCCAAACCTCTGATTTCGGGCAATTGTTCTTTTGTTAAGCTTGTATATTTCTGATCCAGACCGAGCATTTTCAGCTGTTTTGTTCCGGTTACAGCGTTGCTGAAAGAAACATCAACTGTTGCATTGGTTTCAAAACTTTCTGACAGATTACAACAAGCTGCCTTTAAAAGTTCTTTTTTATCAATATTAAAAACAAGACCAGCTTCTTTCTTGCTTAAAGAAGTTGCTGCTTTAGAACCTGTTACCACTACACCATCAATGTTTTTTTCATGTTGGGAATGGTCTTCTTTAGCTGGTGAAGTCTCGTGGTCTTTATGATCTCCTGGTTTTGTTTCTTCTTCGTAATGTGTCTTTGGATTGGCTTCACCAAAAGTAAAATCTCTGTCATACAGGCAGCATCCCGGAAGGGCGTTGTATGTTGCATCCGAAGTTTTATATTTTTCATTATCATGACCAGCATCGGCAATCGCTTTTAAGATCTTATCTGCTGAAGTTTTTGACGGGTCAAAATTTAAAGTAACAGTTTGCTTTTCTGCATTCCATTCTGCGGTATCTGCACCTGCACCTTTTGAAGCCTCTTCAATTCTTGCCTTACAGGAAGCACAGTTTCCCCTAACATAGAATTCATTTTCTTTTTTATCAGAAGCATTGGTATTTGCATGATGTTCGTGATGGGTTTCCGCCGGGGATGACTGTAGATCTCTGTTATACAGACAACATCCCGGAAGGCTATTGTAAACTGCATCTGAAGCTTTGAATTTTTCATTATCATGGCCTGCTTCAGCCACTTTTTGAAGAATATCATCTGCAGATACCTTGTCTGTTTCTAAAGTTAAGGTTTGAAGATCAACACAATAGACAGCTGTTTTTGCCCCTGCTTTTTTGGCAGCACCTTCAATTCTTGTTTTGCACATTTCGCAGTTCCCTTTTACCTTGAACTGATTTTTTGAAA is a window from the Chryseobacterium indologenes genome containing:
- a CDS encoding TonB-dependent receptor domain-containing protein is translated as MKLPISRLILGALFLFTQFISAQTLSKNQFKVKGNCEMCKTRIEGAAKKAGAKTAVYCVDLQTLTLETDKVSADDILQKVAEAGHDNEKFKASDAVYNSLPGCCLYNRDLQSSPAETHHEHHANTNASDKKENEFYVRGNCASCKARIEEASKGAGADTAEWNAEKQTVTLNFDPSKTSADKILKAIADAGHDNEKYKTSDATYNALPGCCLYDRDFTFGEANPKTHYEEETKPGDHKDHETSPAKEDHSQHEKNIDGVVVTGSKAATSLSKKEAGLVFNIDKKELLKAACCNLSESFETNATVDVSFSNAVTGTKQLKMLGLDQKYTSLTKEQLPEIRGLASAYGLNFIPGRWIESIQLTKGGSTVTNGYESITGQINTELLKNAKTPETSLNLFSDFNGRAEVNITNVSSINDKWSQTFLLHGNGTFGNTDMNDDGFLDRPKGTQINAAYLLNYNDLEKSGFGSHFGINFIRDERTAGQIGFDKKLAQDKQPFYGVGIDISRFQIWNKTGYVFKGKPYQSIGWMNQYVYHQQDSFFGLRNYAGQQHTYYSNLIFESIIGNTNHKYKAGASFLYDGYKETYLLNDLKRNEIVPGIFAEYTLTGLKYTLVAGTRVDFHNLAGTQFTPRLNFKYDFTPQTILRLSAGRGFRTANVFAESQQYFASNRAINILSNGGNIYGLKPEIAWNYGASLQQEFKLFGRKSSIIADFFRTDFQDQVLVDLDKSPQQLTFYNLEGKSFANSFQTQWDFTPFKNFDVRLAYKYYDVQADYIGGRREVPFMAKHRGFVNLAYSTNKNNNGGFWSFDTTLNWVGKQRLPDTSGNPAEFQLPAYSESYAVLNAQISRNFNKKIRAYVGGENLTSYYQKNAIVDFKNPFGNYFDGGMVYAPIMKANFYVGLDVTF